In Brassica rapa cultivar Chiifu-401-42 chromosome A06, CAAS_Brap_v3.01, whole genome shotgun sequence, a single window of DNA contains:
- the LOC103827757 gene encoding protein DMP6: MEIKVDEEAGIDDAHRIIEAEKVRRRIEAEKLRRVIQEEKVPLLEDDKILIQTREFPAIERNTWIQKAIGQTFQTTSHLANLLPTGTVLAYQILSPIFTNAGSCSLASRFMTATLVFICGFSCFILSFTDSYKDLNGNSCYGFATFNGFWIIDGSATLPPERARTYKLRFIDFAHAIMSFLVFGAVVMFDQNAVKCFIPVPSAEEAEILTALPVGIGVFCSMLFAIFPTTRHGIGFSLSDK; this comes from the coding sequence ATGGAGATCAAGGTTGATGAAGAAGCTGGGATCGATGATGCTCATCGGATAATAGAAGCAGAGAAAGTTCGTCGCAGGATAGAAGCAGAGAAACTTCGTCGCGTGATCCAAGAAGAGAAAGTTCCACTTCTGGAGGATGATAAAATTCTAATCCAAACTCGAGAGTTTCCTGCAATAGAAAGAAACACATGGATACAAAAGGCAATAGGTCAAACATTTCAAACCACATCTCATCTAGCTAACCTTCTACCTACCGGGACCGTTCTTGCATACCAAATCTTGTCACCAATTTTCACAAACGCTGGAAGCTGCAGTTTGGCTAGCAGATTCATGACCGCAACGCTAGTTTTCATCTGCGGTTTCTCTTGTTTCATACTTAGCTTCACAGATTCTTACAAGGACTTGAATGGAAACTCTTGCTATGGATTTGCTACGTTCAATGGCTTCTGGATCATCGATGGCTCAGCTACTCTTCCTCCAGAACGTGCCAGAACTTATAAGTTACGGTTTATAGACTTTGCACACGCTATAATGTCGTTTCTGGTGTTTGGAGCTGTGGTTATGTTTGACCAGAATGCGGTTAAGTGTTTCATCCCTGTACCATCAGCTGAAGAAGCTGAGATTCTCACAGCTTTGCCCGTAGGAATAGGTGTGTTTTGTAGTATGTTGTTTGCTATATTTCCTACTACACGTCATGGTATTGGTTTCTCCCTCTCTGATAAATGA